The proteins below are encoded in one region of Argonema galeatum A003/A1:
- the egtD gene encoding L-histidine N(alpha)-methyltransferase — MSIFQTVSGKAASQYTIANRLQIQHLLNPTAIKQDRQIDGGDVVKGLSQTPKSLPPRYFYDDRGSDLFEQICQLPEYYLTRTETAILQGCAGEIARLTGACEVVELGSGSSTKTRILLDAYNELEYPLRYVPIDVSAGILESSARELLADYPSLAVRALVSTYELALKGLAPSRLPARMICFLGSTLGNLDRQECDRFFWQITDALNLGEYFLLGIDLQKSPYLLEAAYNDRQGVTAAFNLNMLEHLNWRFDGDFKPTQFEHWAFYNKSDCQIEMHLRSMRSQTVQLRALDLTVEFEEKETILTEISRKFDLNLMQQELRTHGLVPLQVWTDPNQWFGVLLCQMQKT, encoded by the coding sequence ATGTCCATTTTTCAGACTGTAAGCGGCAAGGCTGCTTCTCAATACACGATCGCAAACCGCTTGCAAATACAGCATCTACTCAATCCTACGGCGATTAAGCAAGATCGACAGATTGACGGTGGCGATGTGGTTAAGGGGTTAAGTCAAACTCCGAAATCCCTACCGCCGCGCTATTTCTACGACGATCGCGGTTCGGATCTGTTTGAGCAAATCTGCCAGCTACCGGAATATTATCTGACGCGCACGGAAACAGCTATTTTGCAAGGGTGTGCTGGTGAAATTGCTCGGCTAACGGGTGCGTGTGAAGTTGTAGAATTGGGTAGCGGTAGCTCTACTAAAACCCGCATTCTGCTGGATGCTTACAACGAACTAGAGTACCCTTTGCGCTATGTTCCAATTGATGTGAGCGCTGGCATTCTGGAAAGCAGTGCTAGGGAATTGCTGGCAGATTATCCATCGCTTGCGGTTCGCGCTTTGGTTAGCACTTACGAACTGGCGCTGAAAGGTTTGGCCCCGTCTCGCTTACCGGCGCGGATGATTTGTTTTTTGGGCAGTACGCTGGGTAATCTGGATCGTCAGGAGTGCGATCGCTTTTTCTGGCAAATCACCGACGCTCTGAATCTGGGCGAGTATTTCTTGCTGGGAATAGATTTACAAAAGTCGCCATATCTGTTAGAAGCCGCCTATAACGATCGCCAGGGCGTTACAGCTGCTTTTAATTTGAATATGCTGGAGCATCTGAACTGGCGTTTTGATGGGGATTTCAAGCCGACGCAGTTTGAACACTGGGCTTTTTACAACAAATCTGACTGCCAAATTGAGATGCACTTGCGGAGTATGCGATCGCAAACTGTGCAATTACGCGCTCTCGACTTAACTGTTGAGTTTGAGGAAAAGGAAACAATTTTGACGGAAATCTCCCGCAAATTCGACCTCAACCTCATGCAGCAGGAACTGCGAACACATGGTTTAGTGCCGCTTCAGGTTTGGACCGATCCAAATCAGTG